The proteins below come from a single Staphylococcus sp. MI 10-1553 genomic window:
- a CDS encoding helix-turn-helix domain-containing protein — protein sequence MTSFSSNLEQLMKSRDMNDSDLADLVDVNRTTITRWKKGIRSPKLEKLPEIAEVFGVHPIDLIREKSDESIVDKIQYTSAQLSIPRQKRVLDYAKAQLDEQNK from the coding sequence ATGACTTCTTTTTCTTCTAATTTAGAACAACTGATGAAAAGCAGAGACATGAATGATAGTGACTTAGCTGATCTAGTGGACGTGAATAGAACAACAATAACAAGGTGGAAAAAAGGTATTAGAAGTCCTAAACTAGAAAAATTACCAGAAATAGCCGAAGTATTTGGTGTTCATCCTATTGATTTAATTAGAGAAAAATCGGATGAAAGCATAGTGGATAAAATACAATATACTTCCGCGCAATTATCTATCCCGCGTCAAAAGCGTGTCCTGGATTACGCAAAAGCACAACTAGATGAGCAAAATAAATAA
- a CDS encoding helix-turn-helix transcriptional regulator, which produces MHKDLYSFRKKAKKTQNFMGNLIGVSGQQYGKRERGEIAIDLDEALVFSEALNVPIQDLFPEYFFIPDVPKMHM; this is translated from the coding sequence ATGCACAAAGATTTATACAGCTTTCGAAAGAAAGCTAAAAAAACACAAAACTTTATGGGCAATTTGATTGGCGTTTCTGGGCAACAATATGGCAAACGAGAGCGCGGAGAAATAGCTATTGATTTAGATGAAGCATTAGTATTTTCCGAAGCGCTAAATGTACCTATTCAAGATTTATTCCCAGAATATTTTTTTATCCCTGATGTTCCAAAAATGCACATGTAA
- a CDS encoding DUF2482 family protein has protein sequence MKEEEIIEVVTSKSRELYDLIVKIDEETDFNISLLTGIALDEGDVQNIFNQIVVGNPLSISSMLFNADNFKKIVASTIAIKSLRDYVENKEKD, from the coding sequence ATGAAAGAAGAAGAAATTATTGAAGTGGTAACGTCAAAATCTAGAGAGTTATACGATTTAATCGTAAAGATAGACGAAGAAACGGATTTTAATATATCGCTGCTTACTGGAATAGCGTTAGATGAGGGAGATGTACAGAACATTTTTAATCAGATTGTTGTAGGTAATCCTCTATCGATAAGTAGCATGTTGTTTAATGCGGATAACTTTAAAAAAATTGTAGCGTCTACGATTGCAATAAAAAGTTTACGTGATTATGTCGAAAATAAAGAAAAAGACTGA